The Arachis hypogaea cultivar Tifrunner chromosome 14, arahy.Tifrunner.gnm2.J5K5, whole genome shotgun sequence DNA window GAATGGTGGAGAGAAACGGCAACAGTGGCGGCGGCCATGGCACCGGCGGAGACTCTTCCTTCCCCAagttcctttctctctctctctctccctccctccctccctccggCAATGGCATCTCCAAGCTCCATCGGCACCGtccctccttcctctcttcttcgtTCTCAATCTCACATTATCTTCTCTGCctcttacttttcttttctccATTCTTAGTGAGTGTCTGGACTAACTAGAAGGTAGCGTTCGTTTTGAGTTAGTGAgatatcatgtttgttggctcatactaaaatttctgtctctatctctaaaattttagtatttcaataTCTCTAAAAAGTGAGGACATAAGGggctgaaatttttagagacagagactgaaactttaataatattttatacctaaaatatcttcatttcaattaattaattctaattttaccttttgtacaaattaaattagagtttcattcttgttttaatttctgtctcctattttacaccaaacagaatactgagatttatttctgtctctgtcttttagtctttgtctctcagtctcagtctttcaatctctgtctcttaatcTAATtctttagatttataattttttttattattttaatcttttaaattcaaaatttattatattaatttttaaaatttaattttgggcACTATATTAATTTTAGACTGATCATATTTTGATTTGCCATACTAAACACAAAATTAAATGTCATTGTTTTATTTTAGTACTTAAATAagataaaacttaaaaaattaaaataaaaaaaattttaagtatcaaaacaaaataatatcttttaattatgtatctATTTTGGCAAGTCAAAACTAACTTAACATTCTATTTGCTGATTTAAtaccaaaaaaattcaaatactaATCTAATGTCCAaaactgaattttaaaaattagtataGTGAAGTTTGGATTtaagaaattaaatagtaaaagttttaaatttcaaaattcactaTGAAAATTTGGTCATCCGTGGGTGAGTGGAGGTAAAGGAGTGATGTGTGTATTAGAATTACGAAATTTAGGGTtaagattaaataaaaaaaaaaagggacggTTTaggttttttatgaaaaatataggATAAAGTAATAATTTATGACCAAAGgtgatataataaaattatttttagaatatataaaatatttatttgtcaATTTATAAATTAGTTTCAAGTAATCACTCTATTTTAAAGTTtgaaataatcaaattaattttatttttatataaaattaaaatattaaatcttaaattttaattatttaaattaaattatataaattttttattattttttgattactaaaactttaaatttcaGATATAGAAATTACTtaattattatcaaaatatatGAGTACTGATTAATTTAAACTTAAATTATCAAAAAttagatttaattaattttaaaaaataaatttttaaaaataaaatcctaaacaaataaaataaattttaactaatccataattgaattttttaaatccAGTGTCTTATAATCTTTATGTCTCAAAATCTGTGTGTCTACAATTGATTCctgattttatttattatttagcaTTAGATGAATTGTAGACTCTAAAACTGTGTTTAGCTATTGATTTTAAGacaaaaatgtaaaaatataaaataataaatattaaaatttttcatctataaaaatagaaaaatacaggACACATTATATTTATACTATTAggattaaattagaatttaaaattatttaatacttaaaatttaattttaataaaaataataaatatttttatcactGTAACATTActcggaaaaaaaaaatataagactaTATTTCCGAAGGATTGCATGAGAAATTAAGTTTAATAGTGGTAGGTAGATAACATAAATAAAGTTACTATAGTTTGATTTAAAAAAAGCGCTAATAAAATAAGTATATTTAACATAGTTCAAGTGAAAAACTTTAGGATAAattgataaagtatatttttatttaatgttgcaatttttttttaaaaatattactaacgcttaattttattcaattttgtctttaatattttttatttttttaattctgtttctaatatttttttattttgtctctaaCATTTTATATGAAGTTAACATTTAAGgataaatttgacaaaaatagacaaaattaaatgcaactaaacattttagataatttttaaaagaatcgCAAAcgttaaaaagacaaaaaatataccttACCAACAATTTTACTATTAGATTATTAGTGTTGACATGTTAACAATTGAAAAATAATGGTATTGCATGCAGCTGGGAAGTTGCAGAACAACAGAATTCCATGGAGAGGGGATTCAAGTCTgaaagatggaaaagaagcagGTTTGGATCTAAGTAAAGGAATGTACGATGCGGGTGATCTCATGAAATTTGGTTTCCCAATGGCCTTCACTGCAACCATGTTGTCATGGTCGATTCTTGAATATGGGAATAAAATGGAAGCTGTGAAGCAGCTACAATATGCTCAGGATTCGCTTAAGTGGATCACTGATTATCTTATCAATGCTCATCCTTTTGAAGATGTTCTTTACATTCAGGtgaatcattttttttttgttgattgatTTCGGAGTTTGAACCCTGTGTTTTACTTTCACATAATCTTGTTTAATTTGTCATATCCCATCATATGCTATGTTGTTATAATTAAGACTAAGTACGATTTTGATAGTTATAATTTTAGCTGAAAATCAAAAttgtctcaaatttttttttctaaaatcggCCCTAAccattaaattttgttttaaaataattcttCAGACTAAAATGCCTTTCTTTTTTCAAACTCAATCCACATTTGACCATTCAATTCACTATTTCTATGCCATCACCATTACATCCCAATTAatcttaattctttttttataattgaggaaaaaaatgaaaaaaaaaataaagaaagaatatttattaAACTGTTGGAACTATTTcgatatttctctatttttctattttcatagTTTTTGTAAATCCACACAATTTTTGTTCTTATCTTCCCTTAAAATAAGATTTTGGAACCattcttttagagttttcttgatTCAATTTCGTTAGTCATTTATCAAGATTCAATTCATAATTACAGATGAATATAGAAGGGCTTCGTTTTTTTGAATTCCTATCGAAATTGACAGTAGGACAAAGTTGGATAACTATATTTATAGTTGGTTTCTAGATAATTCGTTAACATTCAATATCTAGTATTACATATACATGTATTTCTTCTATACCGTAAACCAATTGTTTGTGTATTCAATTGGATTCGAAAAGCATTTTTTGAAACCTTTCAAAAGACTTGACTCCTCTTTTAAATCTTAGTCTTAGGTTTTTGCtagccctttttttctttttgattaaatTAGAATGAGAAAGTGATATGTgatacattttggttgtaaaattagtaatataataatttcaatttcaatatttttattttaattgtaattgtaattagagaatgtcatgtatattttgatggttaaatttataattagttattaataatgatatataagaaaGATAATGTATGAAAGAATTAGAGacaaaaagaaagagagataTAAGAggagagaactctttaattttggaaaaaaaattattttaattgtaatataaaAGTGATATGtaacatattttaattgtaaaattagtaagaatAGATTTTTGTTTTGTGATTGAAGGTTGGGGATCCTGGGGTGGATCACAATTGTTGGGAAAGACCTGAAGATACAAATGAGAAAAGGCCAGTGATTGAAGTAAATTCATCATATCCAGGAGCAGAAGTAGCAGCAGAAACTGCAGCGGCAATGGCCTCAGCATCTCTTGTTTTCAAGAACGTGGATCCCGCTTATTCCGGAATCCTCCTCGCTCATGCTCAACAGCTCTTCACCTTCGCTGACACTTTCAAATGTTCTTACAGTGTTAGCATTCCTCAAGTGAACCCCTTTTATAAATCATCTGGTTTTGGTGATGAACTCTTATGGGCTGCTACTTGGCTCTACCATGCAACAAAGGATCCATCATATCTCAATTATGTCACCCTACAGAATGCAAAAGCATTTGCAAATTTTGGTTCTTTCTCATGGTTTAGTTGGGATGATAAGCATGCTGCAATCCAGGTACAAATTATTAGTGTCACTTTCTGGAATATTTGTGATACAAAAATGTTATTCGTACACTAAAACCagtcaccaatgtatttgtgtagaAATATacgtggtttaatttattttcaatgtgtatttatattctaacatatattttatattggtttGCTGATTTTGGTGACGGATTAGTATAACCGTGGTATAGTTGTTTATGATAAACTGTAGCATCCAAATGGTTTTGAGTAACAAAATATAGTGTCCTGACATGTGCTTAAAGTGTTCTCTTAAATGTATACCTAATGAATTAGGAAGAACATAGGTGAATTAGGCacattttttttggtattttaggCACATTTATTTTGGATAAATCTTCTGTTATTACTTTGAACATAACCCAGGTTTTCTGTGATGTTGAACTAGGTTCTTTTGTCAAGGATTAACTTTTTTGGTGCAACAGACATTACAATTGACGAGGACCTCGATCTTCAGATGTATAGAGAAACCGCCGAAATTGTCATATGCACTCTTCTGCCAGATTCACCAACAGCTACCACCATGAGAACTAAAAGTACCATTTAGAATTTTCAGTCTCTAATTAATtcttgagaaaaatccaaaacAGCTCCTCACAATTGCTTCGAAATACAACGAggcatttaacaaaaaaaaaattcaacctgACCCTTGATAATTACCTTAAAAGGACAACGAGGTctctatacaaaaaaaaaaatcaatgttattttttttggcacaaaGGCTATAatcagtccaaaaaaaaaatattagagatcGAATTTGGTGTTTTTTTTCTTGAGAGTCTCgtcctttcgaggtaattgtcaggggtcGGATAGGTATTCACTCTTAattctttcatattttttattaatataattttttaattatggtgGGTTTCCTATCTTCGTCGAATTAATATCTTTTGTCCTTTAAGATCTTTAACATAGCCCGAGAATACTAGGGTTACTTttgataattttgtttttttaaaaaaataacaatatagtAATACcctaataaaaagaagaattctattatttttattattttaccataaaaaattataaaaaagctacaatttattattttacttataTGTTTTCTAATAGtattcttaattatttaataatttaataatttttttatctgttAAATTTCAAACTTTCTGATAACTTTCATTCAAGTTAAATGTAGTACctgtaaaataatttataacaCTGGATAGAAGATGTTAAGACCACTCAAAAATATTGCAGGTCTATCTTATTATACTGTCATGACAGTTTTAATTATTCTACTGTAAAatacttaattattttttgattaaatactcttctaaaaaaatatgaaatactATGTATATATACTGTTAACGtggcaagtgtgaggagtgttgcaGTTAGTCCCGCATCAAAGAAagtaaggaagagtgaggagtttataagatgagagacctatTAACCTACTACTTTAAGATTTTGAATTGGATGtgatgtcttctcatcttatgttctctcgttTGATTCCTTTCCGGTGGTCGAGAGCTCCCCATAGGTGACCCAACATAtgcatatacataaatatatacttATTAACTTTTATATTCATAGAGAATCTTATACTCTATTAGTCTATCTtcgaaatagaaaaatattatatcTTTGTTGGTTTTTTTCACAACTATTTATCTAATATCTCTATAGATGCAGTGAAATGACTTAATAAGAAAGTATCTTTTGTTATTTAAACACGTTTTTCCTTATTAACTTTGCTACTTTCTTTTTTACGCAATTTATAACTTGAACGAATGCAGGTGGATTGATATGGTTACAACCTTGGAACTCTCTGCAACATGCAGTGGCTTTTGCATTCTTAGCTGTTGTTTATAGTGATTATATGCTGACATCACAAACTGAAGCTCTATATTGTAGTGGAAAATTGTATAAGCCTTTAGATCTTCGCAAATTCGCCATATCTCAGGTATGGTATgtatttttggcaaaataaggTTGTGATTGGTTTACGTTTTTATATTCTGCTTTTATttccaatattttttgtttttcaaattttatgaagaaaaaagtgaaaatagGAAATGAACACAGAAAatgagattttattatttttattgttttaaatttttttttttacaaaatttaaaaaataaaaaacagtaaaaataaaaactgaaaataaaaacgcAAATCAAACGCACTCTAAATTtcgtattttttatctttaatactaGTAATTAATGTGCATTTGAGCttgtgataatatatatataagttgatACTTCATTATGACCCAATTtcgtattttttatctttaatactaGTAATTAATGTGCATTTGAGCTTgtgataatatatttataaattgatACTTCATTATGACCCAAATCACTTTAATTTAGAACGGAAGTTAATTTTTGCAATATatgaaatttgttttttttttttttaatcaatcttATTAAGATATTTTAGCCAATATATAGTGTAAACCACCAAAATTGTCTTTGAATTTATTTACTCATTGACTTAAGTACTCTTAATTTATTATAACAAGAAGAATATtcccaaaatatttcaaaatatgCCAAAAGAAGTTTAAAGAAGTTTCATTATGATTTGATCGCTTAAgttcataaaatttatttttaatatttaccaAACGTTTATAATAATGTATAACGAAGcatgtttctttgttttcttttttatatttaaatattttttcatatttttttttttacaaatacaCACTTAATCATTGCTTATTATTTCAGTCAATGAGATCTCACTAATAAATGAGATAATTTTAgagtcataaataaataaatttaaacacCCAATCGCTCTCTCTAAATTATATTATAACTCATGGTCCATTAGGATCTCGTCGATTCTTTGCACATTAAATAACTTACCATCTTTTAGTTCTAACTTCTAAGTGAGATTAATTGTTTTAAGCTTTTCTGCTGGTGCAATGTTACTTCTTATATTATATGATTCTGTATACTacatttttgtttaaattttctaCTTTAGCAAATAATTTGATATCATACTTTATATAGTACCATATACTGAATGCATATATGTGTAGGGCTGTTAAAACGGGCTAACTTGACTCATTTAGACCCGACCCATTAAACCCGTGG harbors:
- the LOC112742112 gene encoding endoglucanase 24-like, whose amino-acid sequence is MEEKVAKKKKNKNVGALCWWLTVSMIGMVVVGAGVLLLLKKLRHHASPQTLSTFPTNIVQKYASALELCLQFFDVQKSGKLQNNRIPWRGDSSLKDGKEAGLDLSKGMYDAGDLMKFGFPMAFTATMLSWSILEYGNKMEAVKQLQYAQDSLKWITDYLINAHPFEDVLYIQVGDPGVDHNCWERPEDTNEKRPVIEVNSSYPGAEVAAETAAAMASASLVFKNVDPAYSGILLAHAQQLFTFADTFKCSYSVSIPQVNPFYKSSGFGDELLWAATWLYHATKDPSYLNYVTLQNAKAFANFGSFSWFSWDDKHAAIQVLLSRINFFGATDITIDEDLDLQMYRETAEIVICTLLPDSPTATTMRTKSGLIWLQPWNSLQHAVAFAFLAVVYSDYMLTSQTEALYCSGKLYKPLDLRKFAISQAEYVLGENPLKMSYLVGYGSHYPKYVHHRGSSIPVNATEIGCKVGFKKWYASPKPNPNVPLGALVGGPFFNETYNDLRNNSMQAEPTTYNSALFVALLSGLVATSSVVTSF